The following are from one region of the Staphylococcus argenteus genome:
- a CDS encoding DUF3139 domain-containing protein, whose protein sequence is MKKKSNVFKVVIILFISLIVAVAFFFGLKTYQGHKNIQLIDSYLEEKNLKDKIKSEKALYSAKKGLYYKEVTFKDEPGVTYIVQPISTYKGLFVEGFDTETKKSLKTAKHKYFNQNYKPSK, encoded by the coding sequence ATGAAGAAGAAAAGCAATGTTTTTAAAGTTGTCATCATATTATTTATTTCATTAATTGTTGCTGTTGCATTTTTCTTTGGTCTGAAAACATATCAAGGTCATAAGAATATTCAACTAATTGACAGTTATTTGGAAGAGAAAAATCTAAAAGATAAAATTAAATCAGAAAAAGCACTGTATAGTGCTAAAAAAGGTCTCTACTATAAAGAAGTTACTTTTAAAGATGAACCAGGTGTGACTTATATAGTTCAACCGATTAGTACTTATAAAGGCCTATTTGTTGAGGGCTTTGATACTGAAACAAAGAAAAGTTTGAAAACTGCAAAGCATAAATATTTTAATCAAAATTACAAGCCTTCAAAGTAA
- a CDS encoding MarR family winged helix-turn-helix transcriptional regulator produces the protein MYVENSYLSKQLCFLFYVSSKEIIKKYTTYLKEYDLTYTGYIVLMAIENDEKLNIKKLGERVFLDSGTLTPLLKKLEKKNYVVRTREEKDERNLQISLTEHGKEIKEPLTEISIKVFKEFNISGPEASDLIQNLRNFVSKNFDNYDKK, from the coding sequence ATGTATGTAGAAAACAGTTATCTTAGTAAACAGCTATGTTTTTTATTTTACGTTTCTTCAAAAGAAATAATCAAAAAATATACAACATATCTGAAAGAGTATGATTTAACCTATACAGGTTACATTGTTTTAATGGCGATTGAAAATGATGAGAAACTTAACATCAAAAAATTAGGTGAACGTGTCTTCCTTGATTCTGGAACATTGACACCATTATTAAAGAAATTAGAAAAGAAAAATTATGTCGTTCGCACACGTGAAGAAAAAGACGAAAGAAATCTTCAAATTTCACTTACAGAACATGGTAAAGAAATTAAAGAGCCACTGACAGAAATTTCAATTAAAGTATTTAAAGAATTTAATATTTCAGGTCCTGAAGCATCTGATTTAATCCAAAATTTGCGTAATTTTGTTTCTAAAAATTTCGACAATTACGACAAAAAGTAA
- a CDS encoding Hsp20 family protein — MEVIIMNFNQFDSQNIFNNNPSDTFKDLGKQVFNYFSSPTFPTNIYEIDNVFYIESELSGVNKEDIQIDFNNDVLTIQAVKHLKHPNENLTLDERKANQLYRQFDFENIDKNKITANFENGLLTMTLPKIQPNQDTSSSTTIPIS, encoded by the coding sequence ATGGAAGTGATTATAATGAATTTCAATCAATTCGATAGTCAAAACATTTTTAATAATAATCCGAGTGACACATTTAAAGATTTAGGGAAACAAGTATTTAATTATTTTTCTTCACCCACGTTCCCCACAAATATATATGAAATAGATAATGTTTTTTATATAGAATCAGAACTATCCGGTGTCAATAAAGAAGATATCCAGATAGATTTTAATAATGATGTTTTAACGATACAAGCTGTTAAACATTTAAAACATCCAAATGAAAACTTAACTTTAGATGAACGAAAAGCTAATCAATTATATCGTCAATTCGATTTTGAAAATATCGATAAAAATAAAATCACTGCAAATTTTGAAAATGGTCTTTTAACAATGACATTGCCTAAAATTCAACCAAATCAAGATACGTCGTCATCAACAACAATTCCGATTTCTTAA
- a CDS encoding nitrate/nitrite transporter: MYKTKGGFQLTLQTLSLVVGFMAWSIIAPLMPFIKQDVNVTEGQISMILAIPVILGSVLRVPFGYLTNIIGAKWVFFTSFIVLLFPIYFLSQAQTPGMLMVSGFFLGVGGAIFSVGVTSVPKYFPKEKVGLANGIYGMGNIGTAVSSFLAPPIAGIIGWQTTVRSYLIIIALFALIMFIFGDAQERKVKVPLMAQMRTLSKNYKLYYLSLWYFITFGAFVAFGIFLPNYLVNHFGIDKVDAGIRSGVFIALATFLRPVGGMLGDKFNAVKVLMIDFIVMIIGAVILGISDHIALFTVGCLTISVCAGIGNGLIFKLVPSYFSKEAGSANGIVSMMGGLGGFFPPLVITYVANLTGSSHLAFIFLAFFGVIALLTMRHLYQKEYGALKKTS; the protein is encoded by the coding sequence ATGTATAAGACAAAAGGTGGCTTTCAACTAACATTACAAACTTTAAGTTTAGTTGTTGGGTTTATGGCGTGGAGTATTATAGCGCCGTTAATGCCATTCATTAAACAAGATGTCAATGTTACAGAAGGACAAATCTCGATGATTTTAGCCATACCAGTAATTTTGGGATCCGTACTTCGTGTGCCATTTGGTTATTTAACAAATATTATTGGCGCAAAATGGGTATTCTTTACTAGCTTTATTGTATTATTATTCCCAATTTACTTTTTAAGCCAAGCTCAAACACCGGGTATGTTGATGGTATCAGGATTCTTTTTAGGTGTGGGTGGCGCGATTTTCTCAGTTGGTGTAACTTCTGTTCCTAAATATTTCCCTAAAGAAAAAGTAGGCCTAGCAAATGGTATTTATGGTATGGGGAATATTGGGACAGCGGTATCCTCTTTTTTAGCACCACCGATAGCTGGCATCATCGGTTGGCAAACAACAGTTAGAAGCTATTTGATTATTATTGCGTTGTTCGCATTAATCATGTTTATCTTTGGAGATGCACAAGAACGTAAAGTTAAAGTGCCATTAATGGCTCAAATGAGAACACTATCTAAAAACTATAAGCTATATTATTTAAGTTTATGGTATTTTATTACGTTTGGTGCTTTTGTAGCGTTTGGTATATTTTTACCAAACTATTTAGTGAACCACTTTGGTATTGATAAGGTAGATGCAGGAATTCGTTCAGGTGTATTCATTGCGCTGGCAACATTTTTAAGACCAGTCGGTGGTATGCTTGGAGATAAATTTAATGCAGTTAAAGTACTGATGATTGATTTTATAGTGATGATTATAGGTGCAGTTATATTAGGTATCTCGGACCATATCGCATTATTTACTGTAGGTTGTTTAACAATTAGTGTATGTGCCGGAATCGGTAATGGTTTAATCTTTAAATTAGTACCATCATACTTTTCAAAAGAAGCTGGTTCGGCGAATGGTATCGTATCTATGATGGGTGGTCTAGGAGGATTCTTCCCACCATTGGTTATAACATATGTTGCTAATTTAACTGGCTCAAGCCACCTCGCGTTTATTTTTCTAGCATTTTTTGGCGTCATCGCATTATTAACGATGCGACATTTGTATCAGAAAGAATATGGCGCTTTGAAAAAAACGAGTTAA
- a CDS encoding DUF2268 domain-containing protein: MYKINIIRSDYIYNQLLKIPLNERVSFFTNEILVPFRGKFDTQNIPIQNDKSQSFSAIQLLDAFQKSPEHINESDKSSIQYFDDLFWHNCEQYLKNAINHFEKYGIKSKISNYNFTVLLGDSKKPMMSLNENRCGEGGIPGYIMLYLVPSPSTLYSIKGIIAHETNHNMRYQYVKWDGGSLLELIISEGLAENYVEALYGQHYVGPWVTNIDWDSDNIKIKETIYNHLHLNHMFDAIPYLFGDEISTIQGRQPVGLPHAAGYACGYYLIKYFLEKTGIPIEKATIMPAKKIMNEVTEFWHTHTL; this comes from the coding sequence ATGTACAAAATCAACATTATTAGAAGCGATTATATATATAATCAATTGTTAAAAATACCATTAAATGAACGTGTATCATTTTTCACAAATGAAATTTTAGTACCGTTTAGAGGAAAGTTCGACACACAAAATATTCCAATTCAAAATGACAAGTCGCAATCATTTAGTGCAATTCAATTATTAGATGCATTCCAAAAATCACCTGAGCATATTAATGAGTCGGATAAATCCTCAATTCAATACTTTGACGATTTATTTTGGCACAACTGTGAACAATATTTAAAAAATGCTATAAATCATTTTGAAAAGTACGGTATTAAATCTAAAATATCCAATTATAACTTCACTGTTTTACTTGGAGATAGTAAAAAGCCAATGATGTCATTAAACGAAAATCGCTGCGGCGAAGGTGGCATCCCAGGTTATATTATGCTTTACTTAGTCCCAAGTCCAAGTACTTTATATTCGATAAAAGGCATTATTGCACATGAGACAAATCACAATATGCGATACCAATATGTTAAATGGGATGGAGGCAGTCTTCTTGAATTAATTATTTCGGAAGGTTTAGCTGAAAATTATGTAGAAGCATTATATGGTCAACATTACGTTGGTCCTTGGGTAACAAATATAGATTGGGACAGTGACAATATTAAAATCAAAGAAACTATTTATAATCATTTACACTTGAATCATATGTTTGATGCGATACCTTACCTGTTTGGCGACGAAATAAGTACAATTCAAGGTAGACAACCCGTTGGCTTACCGCACGCTGCAGGATATGCTTGTGGCTATTACTTAATAAAATATTTTTTAGAGAAGACTGGTATTCCGATTGAAAAGGCTACAATCATGCCGGCTAAAAAAATTATGAACGAGGTGACTGAATTTTGGCATACACATACACTATAA
- a CDS encoding MerR family transcriptional regulator, with protein sequence MAYTYTIKDIMKITGVTKRTLHYYDEIGLLLPKKNNKNYRIYEQQDLEKLQKILVFKSLDLDISKIKQYISYDNNELRKILSEELTNLDKKISDLQAIQQSISNFVNGDSLLNSGILNNPLQSQYETEASIKYGNTKSYQSFIKHQDSLQIDDIHDEMTSLFNQFNRMSLNNHPIQDCRDIVLKWKKLMITIADFDDSTLCCIAKTYENDTRFNDYFSTYHNEDLTSYISKAVHYFLCK encoded by the coding sequence TTGGCATACACATACACTATAAAAGACATCATGAAGATTACAGGTGTTACAAAAAGAACTTTACATTACTATGATGAAATTGGCTTATTATTACCAAAGAAAAATAATAAAAATTATCGTATTTATGAACAACAAGATTTAGAAAAGTTACAGAAAATTTTAGTGTTTAAATCTTTAGACTTAGATATTTCTAAAATAAAGCAATATATTTCATATGATAATAATGAACTTCGCAAAATATTATCTGAAGAACTTACAAATTTGGATAAAAAAATTTCTGACTTACAAGCTATACAACAATCAATAAGTAATTTTGTTAATGGTGATTCACTATTGAATTCTGGCATTTTAAATAACCCTTTACAATCACAATATGAAACAGAAGCTTCAATAAAGTATGGTAATACAAAATCATATCAATCATTTATTAAACATCAAGATAGTCTTCAAATTGATGATATACATGATGAAATGACATCATTATTCAATCAATTTAACCGAATGTCTTTAAATAATCATCCAATTCAAGATTGTCGAGATATCGTATTAAAATGGAAAAAGTTAATGATTACCATTGCAGATTTTGATGATAGTACATTATGTTGTATTGCTAAAACATATGAAAATGATACGCGCTTTAATGATTATTTTAGTACTTACCATAACGAAGATTTAACTTCGTACATTTCAAAAGCTGTCCATTACTTTTTATGTAAATAA
- the nreC gene encoding nitrate respiration regulation response regulator NreC (Involved in the regulation of the the nitrate reductase operon narGHJI) encodes MKIVIADDHAVVRTGFSMILNYQDDMEVVATAADGVEAYQKVMEYKPDVLLLDLSMPPGESGLIATSKIADSFPETKILILTMFDDEEYLFHVLRNGAKGYILKNAPDEQLLLAIRTVYKGGTYVDMKMTTSLVNEFVSNSNQDTANTSDPFKILSKRELEILPLIAKGYGNKEIAEKLFVSVKTVEAHKTHIMTKLGLKSKPELVEYALKKKLLDF; translated from the coding sequence TTGAAAATAGTAATTGCTGATGATCACGCTGTAGTGCGTACAGGATTTTCTATGATTTTAAATTATCAAGATGATATGGAAGTAGTTGCAACTGCTGCAGACGGTGTTGAGGCTTATCAAAAAGTTATGGAATATAAACCGGATGTATTGCTTTTAGATTTGAGTATGCCGCCTGGAGAATCAGGGCTTATCGCTACAAGTAAAATTGCTGATAGTTTTCCAGAAACTAAAATCTTAATATTAACGATGTTTGATGATGAAGAATATTTATTCCATGTGTTACGTAATGGCGCAAAAGGTTATATTTTAAAAAATGCACCAGATGAACAGTTATTGTTAGCTATTCGAACTGTATACAAAGGTGGAACTTATGTAGATATGAAAATGACAACATCATTAGTGAATGAGTTTGTATCTAATTCAAATCAGGATACTGCAAACACATCAGATCCTTTTAAAATCTTATCAAAACGAGAACTAGAAATATTGCCACTTATTGCTAAAGGTTACGGGAATAAAGAAATTGCAGAGAAATTATTTGTATCTGTGAAAACTGTAGAAGCGCATAAAACACACATAATGACGAAGCTTGGGTTGAAAAGTAAACCAGAATTAGTTGAATATGCGCTAAAAAAGAAACTGTTAGATTTTTAG
- the nreB gene encoding nitrate respiration regulation sensor histidine kinase NreB (Involved in the regulation of the the nitrate reductase operon narGHJI): MTCDDEIQLDVLLKKYYEHSIEKIVFVDDSGKIIAMNDAAKDILSEKDNYSAVTNAICHRCEGYSNAYDVQSCQDCFLQSMQVQASNFQVFMKTKDHKVMPFTATYQTIDPDKGIHAFTLQNVSSQIEQQEKLHQQRMMRKTISAQENERKRISRELHDSVIQEMLNVDVQLRLLKYQQDKEKLLKDAENIEYIVAKLIDDIRNMSVELRPASLDDLGLEAAFKSYFKQFEENYGINIRYNSNIKNIRFDSEIETVAYRVVQEATLNALKYADINDIHVTICQQDQHLVAEVIDYGNGFDPSSKPKGSGLGLYGMNERAELVNGIVDIETKIGEGTKVRLSIPI, encoded by the coding sequence ATGACATGTGATGATGAAATTCAATTAGACGTATTACTAAAAAAGTATTATGAGCATTCGATTGAAAAAATAGTGTTTGTCGATGATAGTGGTAAAATCATTGCAATGAATGATGCAGCAAAGGACATTTTATCTGAAAAAGATAACTATAGTGCAGTAACCAATGCAATTTGCCATAGATGTGAAGGGTATTCTAATGCGTATGATGTACAGTCATGTCAAGATTGCTTTTTGCAATCTATGCAAGTTCAAGCATCTAATTTTCAAGTGTTTATGAAGACGAAAGATCACAAAGTAATGCCTTTTACTGCGACGTATCAAACTATTGATCCTGACAAAGGCATTCACGCGTTTACATTACAAAATGTATCGTCTCAAATTGAACAACAAGAAAAGTTACATCAACAACGTATGATGCGTAAAACAATTTCTGCTCAGGAAAATGAACGTAAGCGAATATCGAGGGAATTACATGATAGTGTTATTCAGGAAATGTTAAATGTAGATGTACAATTACGTCTATTGAAATATCAACAGGATAAAGAAAAACTACTTAAAGATGCTGAGAATATTGAATATATCGTTGCAAAATTAATCGATGACATACGAAATATGTCAGTAGAATTGCGTCCAGCTTCACTTGATGATTTAGGACTTGAGGCAGCGTTCAAATCGTATTTTAAGCAGTTTGAGGAAAATTATGGAATCAATATAAGGTATAATTCAAATATTAAGAACATACGCTTTGATAGTGAAATTGAAACAGTTGCTTATCGAGTTGTACAAGAAGCTACATTAAATGCGTTGAAATATGCTGATATTAATGACATACATGTAACGATTTGTCAGCAAGATCAACATTTAGTCGCAGAAGTCATAGATTATGGGAATGGATTTGACCCTAGTTCGAAACCTAAAGGATCAGGTCTTGGTTTGTATGGGATGAATGAGCGGGCAGAACTTGTGAATGGTATTGTGGATATTGAAACAAAGATTGGTGAGGGTACCAAAGTTAGATTAAGTATTCCAATTTGA
- the nreA gene encoding nitrate respiration regulation accessory nitrate sensor NreA — translation MTPEAMIEDQSFQETLDKIRKEEGYDFAAIAFYESNKPSSPIKWHYVSGNKNNRFKLIILRKGKGLAGTVMKTGKRMIIANVGLALGPEEKIDYPILLSESLTAVFAVPLWYKNQVYGVLLFGQRDGRPLPKIFDYEDIQYKFGIFNDDK, via the coding sequence TTGACACCAGAAGCAATGATTGAAGATCAAAGTTTTCAAGAGACATTAGATAAAATACGCAAAGAAGAAGGGTATGATTTTGCGGCAATCGCTTTCTATGAATCGAATAAACCTTCATCTCCAATTAAATGGCATTATGTTTCAGGTAATAAAAATAATCGATTTAAATTGATTATTTTAAGAAAAGGTAAAGGGTTAGCTGGAACTGTTATGAAAACAGGAAAGCGTATGATAATTGCAAATGTAGGTTTGGCATTAGGACCTGAAGAAAAGATTGATTATCCAATATTATTGAGTGAATCATTAACGGCAGTCTTTGCTGTTCCATTGTGGTATAAAAATCAAGTTTATGGTGTGTTGCTATTTGGTCAAAGAGATGGACGCCCATTGCCGAAAATTTTCGATTATGAAGATATTCAGTATAAATTCGGCATTTTTAATGATGATAAATAA
- the narI gene encoding respiratory nitrate reductase subunit gamma — translation MLNQFLWVIFPYLCLVVFVAGHIARYRYDKFSWTAKSTELIERKQLMWGSLLFHLGVIPVFFGHIVGLLIPKSWMDAFGISEHLYHIGAVYIGSIFGIITLIGMFLLTARRITTKSIRKLSSASDIFVNVLLLIIVFMGCYATLVTNGQHPDFNYRTSLSIWFRQLFMLKPDAALMSGVPIAFKIHILLGFTIMACWPFTRLVHVWSVPLTYINRRYIIYRKNKA, via the coding sequence ATGCTTAATCAATTTTTGTGGGTAATATTCCCTTATTTATGTTTAGTTGTCTTTGTCGCAGGTCATATTGCACGTTATCGTTATGATAAATTTTCGTGGACGGCAAAATCGACAGAATTAATTGAAAGAAAGCAATTGATGTGGGGAAGTTTATTATTTCATTTAGGGGTTATACCGGTATTTTTCGGACATATTGTTGGGTTATTGATTCCTAAATCTTGGATGGATGCCTTCGGTATTTCAGAACATTTATATCATATTGGTGCTGTGTATATTGGTAGTATCTTTGGTATAATAACGCTGATTGGTATGTTTTTATTAACGGCTAGACGTATTACTACAAAGAGTATACGTAAATTAAGTTCTGCGTCGGATATTTTTGTAAATGTCTTATTATTAATTATCGTATTTATGGGTTGTTATGCAACACTTGTAACTAATGGGCAACATCCTGATTTTAATTATCGTACATCATTATCGATTTGGTTTAGACAATTATTTATGTTGAAACCAGATGCAGCGTTAATGAGTGGTGTGCCAATCGCATTTAAAATTCATATATTATTAGGATTTACAATTATGGCATGTTGGCCATTCACACGTTTAGTACATGTGTGGAGTGTACCTTTGACATATATAAATCGTAGATATATTATTTACCGTAAAAATAAAGCGTGA
- the narJ gene encoding nitrate reductase molybdenum cofactor assembly chaperone, whose product MINFDNFKKYQESFGYMAQQLCFPEKLTFHPKTFEETISEHHPGYDDLVAFRNVMMTFSLSEIKAIYTDTFDFTKKAPLYMTYNKFDTQKERGQMLAKLKVLYEMFGLEMVDNELSDYLPLMLQFLQVAEWRNDPRAEENIQLIIMIIEDGTYVMANALGEENNPYAYVIQALRKTLKLCLTASKGVEHHA is encoded by the coding sequence GTGATTAATTTCGATAATTTTAAAAAATATCAAGAAAGTTTTGGATATATGGCACAACAGTTATGTTTTCCAGAAAAGTTAACGTTTCATCCAAAGACTTTTGAAGAAACAATTTCGGAACACCACCCAGGGTATGACGATTTAGTAGCATTTAGAAATGTAATGATGACATTTTCATTATCAGAAATTAAAGCGATTTATACAGATACATTTGATTTTACCAAAAAAGCACCATTATATATGACGTATAACAAGTTTGATACACAAAAAGAACGTGGACAAATGTTAGCGAAATTAAAGGTGTTGTATGAGATGTTTGGTCTAGAAATGGTAGATAATGAACTTTCTGATTATCTACCGCTGATGCTGCAATTTTTACAAGTAGCAGAATGGAGAAATGATCCAAGAGCTGAAGAGAATATCCAATTAATTATTATGATTATTGAAGATGGAACATATGTGATGGCGAATGCACTTGGCGAAGAGAATAATCCTTACGCTTATGTGATTCAGGCATTAAGAAAGACATTGAAATTATGTTTGACAGCATCTAAAGGAGTGGAACATCATGCTTAA
- the narH gene encoding nitrate reductase subunit beta: MKIKAQVAMVLNLDKCIGCHTCSVTCKNTWTNRPGAEYMWFNNVETKPGVGYPKRWEDQGHYKGGWVLNRKGKLELKSGSRISKIALGKIFYNPDMPLIKDYYEPWNYNYEHLTTAKSGKHSPVARAYSEITGDNIEIEWGPNWEDDLAGGHVTGPKDPNIQKIEEDIKFQFDETFMMYLPRLCEHCLNPSCVASCPSGAMYKRDEDGIVLVDQDACRGWRYCMTGCPYKKVYFNWKTNKAEKCTFCFPRIEAGMPTVCSETCTGRMRYLGVLLYDADRVHEAASAVDEKELYEKQLDLFLDPFDEEVIAQAEKDGIGYDWIQAAQNSPIYKLAIEYKLAFPLHPEFRTMPMVWYCPPLSPIMSYFEGKNTTQNPDAIFPAIEEMRLPIEYLANIFTAGDTEPVKGALQRMAMMRSYMRSQVTQQPFDTSRLERLGITERQTEDMYRLLGLAKYEDRFVIPTSHKETYLDTYHAQGSTGYNYGGEHFGDNCEGCGVAVGSGKTGQEIYNENFYGGIFRD; this comes from the coding sequence TTGAAGATTAAAGCGCAAGTTGCGATGGTATTAAATTTAGATAAATGCATAGGATGCCATACGTGTAGTGTGACATGTAAAAACACTTGGACAAATCGCCCAGGTGCTGAGTACATGTGGTTCAACAACGTAGAGACTAAGCCAGGTGTAGGGTATCCGAAACGTTGGGAAGATCAAGGACACTACAAAGGTGGTTGGGTACTAAATCGTAAAGGGAAACTTGAATTAAAATCTGGAAGTAGAATTTCAAAGATTGCATTAGGTAAAATTTTCTATAATCCAGATATGCCACTAATTAAAGATTATTACGAGCCATGGAACTATAATTATGAACATTTAACAACTGCGAAATCAGGGAAGCATTCGCCAGTTGCTAGAGCATATTCAGAAATTACGGGGGATAACATTGAAATTGAATGGGGACCTAACTGGGAAGATGACTTAGCAGGTGGTCATGTTACAGGTCCGAAAGATCCTAACATCCAAAAAATAGAAGAAGATATTAAATTCCAATTTGACGAAACATTTATGATGTATTTACCACGTTTATGTGAGCATTGCTTGAATCCAAGTTGTGTTGCATCGTGTCCTTCAGGAGCTATGTATAAACGTGACGAAGATGGCATTGTCTTAGTTGACCAAGACGCATGTCGAGGTTGGCGTTACTGTATGACTGGATGTCCATATAAAAAAGTTTATTTTAACTGGAAAACGAACAAAGCAGAAAAGTGTACTTTCTGTTTCCCGAGAATTGAAGCGGGGATGCCTACAGTGTGTTCTGAAACTTGTACAGGACGTATGCGTTATTTAGGTGTTTTATTATACGATGCGGATCGAGTACATGAAGCTGCATCAGCAGTTGATGAAAAAGAATTATATGAAAAACAACTAGATTTATTTTTAGATCCATTTGATGAAGAAGTCATTGCTCAAGCTGAAAAAGACGGCATTGGTTATGATTGGATTCAAGCAGCACAAAACTCGCCAATTTATAAGTTAGCAATTGAATATAAACTTGCATTTCCATTACATCCTGAATTTAGAACGATGCCGATGGTTTGGTATTGCCCACCGCTTAGCCCGATTATGAGCTATTTTGAAGGAAAAAACACAACTCAAAATCCGGATGCTATTTTCCCAGCCATTGAAGAAATGCGTTTACCAATTGAATATTTAGCTAATATTTTCACTGCGGGAGATACAGAACCAGTAAAAGGAGCCCTACAACGTATGGCAATGATGAGAAGTTATATGAGATCTCAAGTCACTCAACAGCCATTTGATACATCACGTTTGGAACGATTAGGTATAACAGAGCGTCAAACTGAAGACATGTATCGCTTATTAGGACTAGCTAAATATGAAGATCGATTTGTTATTCCAACATCACACAAAGAAACCTATTTAGATACGTATCATGCACAAGGTAGTACAGGATACAATTACGGCGGTGAGCATTTTGGAGATAACTGTGAAGGCTGTGGCGTTGCAGTAGGTTCAGGGAAAACTGGTCAAGAAATTTATAATGAGAATTTCTATGGAGGGATTTTCCGTGATTAA